The following nucleotide sequence is from Mechercharimyces sp. CAU 1602.
AGAAACATAATATCCCGTTCGTCACCCTGAAAGGCGTAGGCATCACCGCAGATGAGGCGACGCTTCACCATCTCTTCTTCCCCGATTACGTGACGAAGTTTGGAGTCAATTAAGTCCGCTTGTTCTGAACCTAGAAGAGAGATGACTCCCATGGAATGATCGGTGAAGAAGGGATCGTTCACCAGTTTGCGGATATCTTCAACGATCGCTTCTGCTTCGGGTAGATTAAGAACACGTCCTTCTTCTCGATAACCGACTACCCGCTTGGCAAGAACAGGGGGGTCAATCCGTTCTGCCGCTGTAGGATGGCGGAGTGGAATCACTTCGTTTCCGTAACTTACTTCGTTGGAAAACTGGATGATCTCAGGAGCGCAGCGAAAGTGTTCCTTTAACATCAGCTTTTCAGGGAAGATTCTAGTAGCAATATCGTAAAGAGATGTTTGCATATCTAAACTGTTCGCTTGCGGAATTCCTTCGAGATGGCGAGAGATGAGCGTTCGTACCTGCTCTTGATTAATGCCGACAGCTGCAGGGCTGATCTGTTCGTCATCGCCTACCACGACCGCTTTTTTAGCACGTAATAAAGCAGTGAGGGAGAAAATATCACACTGACTGCTTTCATCTACGATAACGACATCAAAAAGTTCGTTGTCGAGGGCAAGGTTTTCGATGACACGATGGATAGGCATAATCCAGACGGGAATGGCTGATTGGCAGTGCTCCATTTCTCGGCGCGCATCTTGTCGGTGCTTGGCAGCATACTTGCCAGTTCCTTTTCCAATGCGTTTAATCTGCTGTTTCCATGCCATAAGGGAGCGTTTTTGTGTTTCTGTGATGCGTTCTAGTTGTTTGCGCCAGGCGGATTTTGCCACGATTTGTTCCGTAAGCTTCCGTTGTTTTCTTTGACTTGAATGTATTTGGGCTTCTATTTTCTCAGGTTGAAATTGATTGATGTGCCTGATGGTGGTTTCCGCTCGTCGCCAGTGCCAAGCCTCCTGCCAGTCAACAGGGAAAGGCTCATGATTACCAAGCTGCTGTTCAATCTGAGACGCCCAACGCGGAGCAACTGTAGCTAAGCGATCAAGTAATGTTTTCCACTCTTCATACTCCGCAACAGCTGTTTGTAGAGAGTGGCTTTGTTCAAATGCTTCTCTCCATTTGTTTTCGTCTAGTTTATTTAATGCTGTAAGCAAGTGGCTACATAGCGGGTGGTGAGCTTGTAAAAGGTTTTTTTCTAGCTGTTCTTGTTTTTGTTGATGTTCAGAGCGCCATGTGTTCCAAGCTAGTTTTGTGTAGGTAACTTGCACCGCTTGTAATAAATCTTCATAAACGGCAACTTCCTCCCACTTCAAACTAGCGGGGAAAGGGGCTGGCACCATGTGGTGCAGCTGCTTGATAAGTTGAGCTAGTTGTAATACATCTTTTAACTCTTTTAGAAAGGGGTCTACTTCTGCTGTGATTCGTTTGCGAGCGGGGTCCAATAGTGGACCATCTATCTCTTGGAATAAGGTGTTCCACTTTCGAATGAGTCGCTCTCTTTTCTCCTGTCCTTGGATGCGCTTACGAATCTGTTCCACATCCTGCTCCGTTTGTAACGGGCGCCCGTTAAGAAGAGGGTGTTTGACAAGATAACGCACTTTTCTACCTGAGGTAAGGAGATAAAGAGCAGAGGCTTTCCCCGTTTTACGAAATTGCTCTTCTAAGCTTTGCAAGTCTTGCTCTAGTTTTACGCGATCAACAGCAGGGAGTTGGATATCAAACTCGGCTAATTGCTGATGTATGTCTGCAATGTCTGCCAATTGAGTACAGGTAAACTCATATAGTTGCTCCCATGACTGGGCGCGAGTGCCACCGGCTAAAAGGTCTTGTAGCATGAGTTGCACATGCGTGTGAGCAAGCAATTCTTTATGACGCAAAATGGTATTCAAGTGCTGTTCTATCTCCTGTAACGGTGTACTTGCTTGTGGAAGAGGGTACTTGGTGAGCAGGTGCTGATATTGGGTAAGTTGCTTTTTATACTTGATACCTTTTTCAGCCCAGATGGAAAAGTGGGTGGGAGAATCTAACTTTTCTACATCAGGGATGATGAATTGAGTAGCGATGTGAGGAAGGTCAACAGATAATGCACCTGTTAGCTGCCACAAACGACGCATCTGACCATCACTTAAGGGCGGTGAGGAGTTAAGGTCGTCTGGGAGCCAGCCGTGCTGATTTTCTGTTGCGGTTAGTTTTTCTGCCACTGCGGAAGGGAGGAGCTCTTCTTCATACCACTTCATCTTTAGTTGTTCTCTGTGTGCTGCTTGTCGCAGTTGATTTTGCGCTTCAGCTTCCTCTTTCATTGCCTGCTTTAGGGCTACTTGTAATTGTTCACTCTCCTTTCTTAAGGTCTCACTGTCGTATTCCGCCATCTTATTTGAGATAGAGCGAACAGAGTCTTCTATTTCCTGCAATGATTTGGAATCCCCTCCTAGGACTGAGACGCAGAGTGAGCGGATATCTTTAGGAATTTTATCCGCTAAGACGCGCAAGGCGGGCTCTTTCTGGCTCGTGACAAGTACCTTTTTACCATGTGCGAGGAGGTGGCTGATCAGGTTGACGATAGTGTGGCTTTTTCCAGTACCGGGTGGTCCTTGAACTGTTACCCCAAATTGTCGGGCCAAACGGCGAGCAATCTCACGCTGTTCTTCATTTGCAGGCAAAGGGAAAAAGAGGTCTTCTCCGACTTCTTTCCAGTCGGGAGTATGGACTTGAGCAGCGTTGTCATCGGGAAGTTGGGTGAGGGCTTTTAACGGTAGGGGAAGCTCCCGTCCCTCTTCTATCTCCTTAAGCACGGTATTTAACTCATCTTTCCACTGTTTATTATTCTTTTTACGGACAAACCAAATGGTTTGATTGGTGATAAGCGGTTTTTGAGAAAACGAAGGTGAGCATTTAGGATCAAAGCGACCCTCTGGGTCGATGGTATGTGCGATTTCATGGTATAAGGGAAAGATGCTTTCAGGATCGAGCGGATTTACCTTTTCTTCGATTACACGTTGCTGAAGCTGACCGAAGAGGGTCTCGTTAGGGAGCTCTAGTCCTGCAAGCATTTCCATTTCTAGCTGAGTGCCTTTTGAAGTAGGAGTAAGGGTAAATAACCCTTTGCGTGCATTAAAGGAAATTTCCATGCGGGTAATGAACAGAGGGTGATAGATTTTTCCCTTGGGATGTTCCCATGATAGCATTCCATGTCCAAAAGCGATTTCGATCGTTTCTCCCTCGCGCTCTAGCTGTTGGCGTAGAGCGAAGAGGGTACCATATAGAAGTTTAAGCTGTTTTCTACGTTTACACTCTTCTGCCCACTCTCGCCAAGTTTGTAACCAGTGTGTCTGTTGGTCGATGCGAGTCGAATCTTCAGTAAAGAGAACCGTCCTGAGTGAGTGTGGATTCTCTTTACTTGGCAGCGATTGTTCGTTATAGAAGGTAGGTTCATTCCGTTCATCTTTATAATCAGACTGGAGCCATTCCACAAGTGAAGATGGGGGGAGTGGGGCGGATGGAAGGGTGGGCTTATGTATTTCTAACCAAGCCTCGGGATAAGCTTCAGATCCATATAAAATACAACCGTTTGTTTGAGGTAGATCGGAAAGATATTTATAAACACCATATTGTTGAAAATTGCGAATAGGTGGTGAGGTGATATTTTGTATGGATAATAAATATTGGAAAATTTGCTTCGCTTTATGATCCATCTTTTCACTCCCTTTCATTAGAGTTCATTGAGAGTCTTTCATTTATTGTAAGTGCTACGCTCTTCATTTTGCAAGATTTGTACCTAGAAGATGGGACAATAGTTCAGGGTGGCTAATCACTGTGATGTTTGTGAAGAGAGTGTATTCAGTTTGCAATCCTAGGTGACGGTGGTATGATCATGGGGAAGTGGGGTAAAGAAAGAAGAGTACGAGTAAAAGGGGGATGAAGGATGGCTGCCGTTGAGTCTAATATGTTTTCCTTGGGGAAAGAAGCACCTTCGTTTGTATTACACAATCCAGTAACGAATAAGGAAGAAAGCTTAGCAGAGTTGAAGTCTGATGTGGCAACAGTGGTGATGTTTATTTGTAACCACTGTCCGTATGTTATTCATGTGCAAGAGGAATTGGTGCGGTTAGCGCGTGATTATCAAGCACGTGGGGTTTCTTTCATCGCGATCAATGCAAATGATGTTAACAAGTATCCCGATGATTCGCCAGAGAAGATGAAGAAAGTAGCTGAGGAATGGGAGTATCCGTTTCCCTATCTCTTTGACGAGACGCAAGAAGTAGCGAAAGCGTATCAAGCAGCCTGCACACCTGATTTTTATGTATTTGATAAGGAGTTAGCTTGTCGGTATCGCGGACAGCTAGATGACTCGCGTCCAGGTAATGAGTTACCTGTGACAGGAGAGTCGATCCGAACGGCGCTGGATCAGATCATCGTTGGGGAAGAAGTGAGTATCAAGCAGCGACCCAGTATGGGCTGTAGCATTAAGTGGAAGTAAGCGGGCTTTAAAATGGATCGAGCGTGTTCATCTCAAGATGAGCACGCTCCTTTTGGTTGTCCAATTATTTATTTGCTTGACGATGGGAAACAACCATGACTGGACAAGGGGAGTGTTGAACGAGGCCATATGTTACACTACCGAGCAGAGAGCCGAGTAGCGCACCCTCACCTTTTGCGCCGACAACGATCATTCTAACTTGTTCTGTGTCCGCTTCTGCGAGGATTTCCTGCTTGGGATCCCCTAAACGCATTTTGATTTCGTAAGCGAGGTTTGCATTCTTTAAGATTTCTTTGGCAGGTGCCAATGCTTCTTCACTCAACTGCTCTTCATAAGCATGAATGTCGGCTTCGCTAAAAAAACGACGTGTGTGGAAGGTAGTAAGATGGGGTTGAACATGAAGGAGAATAATCTTCTCATCTAACTGCTGTGCATAAGTCATGGCTTCCTGTAAAGCGAGTGTAGCATCTTCTGAGCCGTCGGTAGGTACGAGAATATGTTTTCGCATGATACTCAGCTCCATTCGATTGGTTGATTTAATTGTACTCTCTGTAGACGTAAATAGAGGATATGTTGTCGTCTAAAAGATGAACTTTAGGGAAGAGAGTGTTGATTAGTCTAGTTTAATTGTACACTCTCCGAGCATGTCTTTTCCCCAAAATAATTGGAGGTGGTCCCCGTCATCTAGTTCTCCTACTCCTGCGGGGGTACCTGTATAGATTAGATCCCCTTTATCGAGTCCGAAATGAGTTTGACAGTATGAAAGAATATCTGGAAGGGAGAAAATCATTTCTTTTAGCTTCCCTTCTTGAGCCAGTTTCCCGTTTTTTCGCAATGAAAAGGAAGTATTTAGCAGCTCATCGGATGGTGGGAGGGGAAGACGATTAGAAATTATAGCGGAGTTACGGAATCCTTTGGCTCGTAGCCACGGTTGACCTGCACTTTTCAGTTTACTTTGTACGTCCCGTAGGGTCATGTCGATTCCGAGTGCAATCGCATCGATCGCAGTGGTGATCTCAATCCCTTCTTTATAGGGACGTGCCACCTGGATAACTACTTCTGCTTCGTAATGAAGAGATCCTTGCTTGCCCGGTAGTGGTATTGCTTGTCCAGAGGTGTGGACAAGAGCATGCGTCGGCTTGGAGAAGACGAGAGGTTCTTGTGGGCGCTGATTGCCTAACTCCTCAATATGGAGTGCATAGTTCCTTCCGATACAGTAAACATTGCGAATGTCTGTTAGATTCATAGGGACTCCCCGTTTCCTTTAAATATAAAGCTCATTTTATTTAGCGTGTGTCTTTCAAAACTAACCATAGATATGGTTCGTGTAGCATCTGCCTCGTCGAAAGGGATTACTTTCAGTTTGTCTTGTTTTAATTCGTCTGCCAAAAGCTGTGGCAGGATGGTAATTCCAACACCGGCTCGAACATACCCTAAGATACTTTCTCCATAAGAGGACTCTAAGGTGATTTGAGGATTTTCTTTCAATTTGGCGAAGGTATGCTCAATAAAGAACCGTATGTCACATCCATGCGGGTAGAGAACGAATGGATGTCCGATAAGATCGATATATTTTACCGAGGTCATCGAGCTGAGGGGATGATTGTGTGGGACAATCAAATAGAGTGGTTCTGTAAATATAGGCTGATGAACAACCACTTTCTTTTTTTTGGTGGGCAGATCGATGAAGATAATGTCCAGATTTCTGTCTTGCAATAGATCGATTAACTGCTGTGAGTTGTCTTTTACATGCACTTCTGTGGGAAAAGGAGCGGCAAGAAGTTTAGCTGGAAGATAGGTAGAAGCGAGACTGGGTAAGGTACCGATGCGCATGAGATGGCTATCTGCATGCGCTTGTAACTTTGCTTGCAGCTGCTCCCAGTCAGCAATCATGATCTTAAAATGGGAAAGGGCGATTTCCCCCGCCTCCGTCAGCGAGACCCCCTGTGGAGAGCGATGGAATAGATGGCTTCCCAAGGTTGATTCGAGCGCTCTCATTTGCTTACTAAGCGCAGGTTGAGATAGATTAAGCTGATCGCTGGCTTTAGATAAGCTTTGTGTTTGTGCTGCCTGTATAAAAGAGTAGATCCATTCAATATGCATATATACCCCACCTATAACGTGATGTTATACCCCTACAACAAAGAGGAAATTCTGTTTTCATCCTCCCTTTGCTATGCTGAGGGCGAGGGGGAATGAGTTGATGAAACGTGCATTATTAGTAATAGATGTGCAGAATGAGTTTTTCAGCGGGGAATATCAAGTTACTTATCCCAAGAATAGTTTACAAAATATAGTGAGTGTGATGGAGAAGGCTAAGGAGTGTAGCCTCCCTATTATTTTGATTCAACATACGAATAAAAAAGGAAGTCATCATTTTCAACAGGGAACCTCAGCGTGGGATCTGCATCCACAGATTAATGGAAGAAGCTATGATCATTATATCGAAAAAAAGTACCCAGGAGCATTTACAAATACCGATCTAGATGAAGTGTTACGAAGTGAAGGGGTTGATACGGTAGTGATCACAGGTTATGAGACGAATTTGTGTTGTGATACCACTGCGCGTCAAGCAAAGCATCTTGGGTACCATATTGAGTTTTTAGCAGATGCTACAGGTACACTTGATCATGAAAACCAGATGGGGTTTATTTCAGCACAAAATCTACATCAAGCAACGTTGATAAATCACCAAGCACACTTTAGTAAAGTGATGACGGTTGCACAGTGGTGTGCTGAAATACAGAAGAAGTAACATATCATTTATAAACCTACTGAACATTAAGTTGCTCACAAATTCCCACTTCGGTATGATTAGTGAAAACCGAAGTGGGAGTGAGAGTGTGGAAAAAGTAAATATAATCGTGATCGGTGCAGGTAGGATGGCGGAGGCGATCGTTGCTGGTCTACTACAGCATAAGAGAGAAGATGTAGGACGGATTGTAATAACGAACCGTTCCAGGCGGGAGCGGTTGCAAGAACTAAAAAATCGCTACAGGGTAGAGGTGGCACATACGTGGCAAGAAGAAATAGGTGAAGCTGATGTTGTTTTGTTAGCAATCCCACCAACTGAGCATCATGAGGTTTTGGATGCGCTAGCTCCATACATAACGAAGCAATTGGTGATTACGATTGCCGGCGGGATTGGGCTGACTCCGTTGACAGAGCGCTTGCCTAGTGGAACGGCAGTGGCATGGATTATGCCTAACACAGCAGCACAGATTGGAGAATCGATTTCCCCGTTTACCATGAATAATGTGGATCAGCTCCAACGTTCATGGGTGGAGCTGTTGGTAGGCGGTATAGGAAGTGGTGTCGAGTGTACGGAACAAGAAGTGATTAATCTGACGGCGATTACAGGGAGCGCTCCGGCTTTTATATATCGAATCGCAGAAGTTTTGGGTGGGTTAACAGAAGAAAGAGGGATAGAGCCAGAAACAGGAAGACGGTTGGTCGCACAAATGATATATGGAACCTCTAAAATGCTGATGCAAGAGGGAGAGCCAGCTCAATTACGTGAACAAGTAACCTCACCGGGAGGGTCGACAGCTGCTGGTTTACAGTCGTTAGAAGATCATGGGTTTGAAAAGATTTTTTGTGAAGCAATTCGTGCAACGGATCGTCGTGCCTACGAACTGACTAACGCGAACGGGGAGAGTACATAAGTGAAAAGGAATAGCGTGTTATGGGAAAGGGGATGCATTTGGAGGAAGTGATCTATGGTTGGTACAATGCAAAGGAAGCATCCCAAATCCTTAGCTGAGTCGAAGATGTAAGGGGAGTGGATGTATGTGGTTCAGCCTCTCCCTTGATTAATGGCTTGTAAGAGGATAAGGATCCTCTTTTCCATATACTCGAGGACAATTGCGGCAACACTGATCTGCTACTTTATAGTACAAACAACATGTTTTACGGATGGGAAGCCCTTCGTCGGTACGTTCAATATTATCCTCTTCAAAGATGGTGAAGGGGTTTTTTGTTGTGCCAAATATTTCTGGATCTGCTTCTTTTAATAAGAAGCGGAAGTCGGAGGCTAATCTTTCTTTGTCGGAGCTGGTGGGTGCTTCGGCAATCCATTTCCGATAGTAAGCATCAATGTAGCCATATGCGTTTTCCCATAAAGTTGGGAGTGGAACACGGTAACGGCGATTCATTTCGTGAAATAAGGGAGTAAGATGATGAGCGTATAACTCCTTCATTCCAGAGGAACGCCAGGTTGTGCGATCGCTGTGTGCGGGTGTTGCAATTGCATCCTTTACGATCATGAGAAACCGCCCTTCTCCATCAGCACCAAATAGTAGGTTAGTAGGATGAAAAGAGACGCCAAGGTTCCAGTTACTAATCATGCTTAAGCCAGCAATGAGGAAATGAGCATAGTTTTTACTTAGTAAGGACGCATTTACGGCAGCGGGTGTCTGTAGTTGCATCTGCTTAGTCAGCAGTGTAAGGAGTGGATCGAGTGCCTCTCCTCTGACAAGCTCTTCCGCCTCTATTGAAAATACGAGAGTGGATGGAGTGGCAGTAAAGACTTGAAAATCGGTCTCTAATTGTTTAAAAACATGGTCCACGACTTTCCCTCCCCGTTTATATGTATGTATATGGGTATGTTTTTCAACCTTCAAAGGATGCGATGTAAGCGGAGGTTAATGCTAGCATTTTATTGTAGAATCGTGACGAGTGCATAACCTCACGCTAACCCTATGTTACTTAAGTGTACGTAATCTCTCTTGTGGGCGTAAAAGTTTCACGATCACAATGGAGTAGAAAGGCGCTTTTATGTGGTAGCTCGATCTGGCTGTGGATACGGAAACCTACTTTTTCTAATGAAGGAATGATGATGCGATTGGCGACATCAGGTTCAGCTATAACTCGATCAGCTGGGAGCTTCGTAAATACATGTGTCTTAAGTATTTCACCAATAGGAATCAGGTATTTCTCGTGTACATGTTGACGAAGTCCAATCACGATGTGTACGCCAAGGTCTGACTCTTCATAGGGATAATAATCTTTGATAGAATCACTTGTTACTTCATACAGCATGATATAGCAAATCGGTTCTTCATCAAGATATATCATAAAGTGACTGCGACTTTTATTATTTAAAGATTTTGTAAAGTACTCCTTAAATTCTTCTAAAGGAATATCTTTCTTCCAAAATGGTGCAACATGACGTTGGTGCATCCACTGATGTAAAAGATGTAAATCATCTGCATAGGAGACTGGTCGTGCGTACAAGGTTTGACCAAGTTCGGGCAGTTCACAGTAAAAATTCATGTTGGTTGAAGCAACGATTTTTTTCGCCATTTTGGTATTGCCCCCTTCTCAAAATTTCTATCTCCTATTATAATGAAAATGATTCTCATTAGCAATTGATTTTTTGATCCTAACTAAAATGACCGAAAAGGATTTACAGAGGCAAGTGGGCGTGATATAGTGAGACGCAACGAATATAATGAAAATGATTCTCATTATCAATATAAATGATCGACGAAACCATCTGGAGGAGTGATTACGATGAATGAAACACAGGTGTTAGGGAATGCACACTTTCTCAAACGACAAGAAGAACGAGAGTCGAATGCTCGTTCGTATCCACGGCGGATTCCTATCGCAATGAAGGAAGCAAAAGGCATCCATGTGACGGATGTGGAGGGACGAACTTATATTGATTGTTTGGCAGGTGCTGGCACACTAGCTCTTGGTCACAATCATCCAGTGATTCATGAAGCGATTCAAGAGACACTGGCTTCTCATTTGCCTTTACATACATTAGACATTACTACCCCCGTAAAGGATGCTTTTGTGGAGGAGTTGTTTGCTAGTCTGCCTACAGAGTTTAGCAAACGAGCGAAAATACAGTTTTGCGGCCCGTCTGGTGCTGACGCAGTAGAAGCGGCGGTCAAATTGGTGAAGACGGCTACGGGGCGCAGAGGAATGTTTTCCTTTCAAGGAGCATTTCATGGTATGACTCATGGTGCGTTAAGCTTGTCGGGAAACTTAGGTCCGAAGCAAGCGGTTAATAGTTTAATGCCTGATGTTCATTTCTTACCGTATCCGTATTCTTACCGTTGTCCCTTTGGGCAAGGTGGAGAGAAGGGTGCAGAGATTGCTGGTCACTATGCAGGGCGTACAATGACGGATGTGGAGAGTGGGATTCCCACTCCAGCAGGCCTCATTATGGAGATGGTACAAGGGGAGGGAGGCGTGATTCCAGCGCCTGATGAGTGGACGCGTCAAATTAGGAAAATGACGCATGAAAACCATATCCCCATGATTGTGGACGAGGTGCAGACAGGGTTAGGTCGTACAGGGAAACTATTTGCCTTTGAACATGCAGGCATTATTCCAGATGTAGTGGTTTTATCGAAGGCGGTCGGTGGTTCACTCCCCTTGTCAGTTGTTGTATACGACGAGAAGTTGGATGAGTGGCAACCAGGGGCCCACTCGGGAACGTTCCGTGGCAATCAGATGGCGATGGCGACGGGTATGGCAACCATTCGTTACGTTCGAGAACAGCGATTGGATGTACATGCAGAGCGGATGGGGAAAAGAATGATCAACCACTTATTGGGAGTTAAAGCGTTGTCGTGCGGTAGTATTGGCGATGTGCGCGGTAGAGGGTTAATGCTCGGAGTGGAAATTGTGGATACCACAAAAGAGGCAGATCATCTCGGCAGTTATCCTGCGCATCCAGCGATGGCACGTTGTATTCAACAAGAATGCTTTAAACGGGGACTTATTCTGGAGCTGGGTGGGCGACATGGCAGTGTCG
It contains:
- a CDS encoding AAA domain-containing protein; its protein translation is MDHKAKQIFQYLLSIQNITSPPIRNFQQYGVYKYLSDLPQTNGCILYGSEAYPEAWLEIHKPTLPSAPLPPSSLVEWLQSDYKDERNEPTFYNEQSLPSKENPHSLRTVLFTEDSTRIDQQTHWLQTWREWAEECKRRKQLKLLYGTLFALRQQLEREGETIEIAFGHGMLSWEHPKGKIYHPLFITRMEISFNARKGLFTLTPTSKGTQLEMEMLAGLELPNETLFGQLQQRVIEEKVNPLDPESIFPLYHEIAHTIDPEGRFDPKCSPSFSQKPLITNQTIWFVRKKNNKQWKDELNTVLKEIEEGRELPLPLKALTQLPDDNAAQVHTPDWKEVGEDLFFPLPANEEQREIARRLARQFGVTVQGPPGTGKSHTIVNLISHLLAHGKKVLVTSQKEPALRVLADKIPKDIRSLCVSVLGGDSKSLQEIEDSVRSISNKMAEYDSETLRKESEQLQVALKQAMKEEAEAQNQLRQAAHREQLKMKWYEEELLPSAVAEKLTATENQHGWLPDDLNSSPPLSDGQMRRLWQLTGALSVDLPHIATQFIIPDVEKLDSPTHFSIWAEKGIKYKKQLTQYQHLLTKYPLPQASTPLQEIEQHLNTILRHKELLAHTHVQLMLQDLLAGGTRAQSWEQLYEFTCTQLADIADIHQQLAEFDIQLPAVDRVKLEQDLQSLEEQFRKTGKASALYLLTSGRKVRYLVKHPLLNGRPLQTEQDVEQIRKRIQGQEKRERLIRKWNTLFQEIDGPLLDPARKRITAEVDPFLKELKDVLQLAQLIKQLHHMVPAPFPASLKWEEVAVYEDLLQAVQVTYTKLAWNTWRSEHQQKQEQLEKNLLQAHHPLCSHLLTALNKLDENKWREAFEQSHSLQTAVAEYEEWKTLLDRLATVAPRWASQIEQQLGNHEPFPVDWQEAWHWRRAETTIRHINQFQPEKIEAQIHSSQRKQRKLTEQIVAKSAWRKQLERITETQKRSLMAWKQQIKRIGKGTGKYAAKHRQDARREMEHCQSAIPVWIMPIHRVIENLALDNELFDVVIVDESSQCDIFSLTALLRAKKAVVVGDDEQISPAAVGINQEQVRTLISRHLEGIPQANSLDMQTSLYDIATRIFPEKLMLKEHFRCAPEIIQFSNEVSYGNEVIPLRHPTAAERIDPPVLAKRVVGYREEGRVLNLPEAEAIVEDIRKLVNDPFFTDHSMGVISLLGSEQADLIDSKLRHVIGEEEMVKRRLICGDAYAFQGDERDIMFLSLVVAGNVRYQALTRRDAQQRFNVAASRAQNQMRLYHSVDLEDLNPEDLRYRLLSYCQHPVRPLEPVKDLQHDCESQLEMDVLRMIIARGFQVRPHVKIGKFCIDLVIEGVKHRLAVECDGDAWHTIENWEEDIARQRILERSGWTFWRVRGSAFYRNPEETMSSLWTKLDEMGIKPGIVKPS
- a CDS encoding thioredoxin family protein, with translation MAAVESNMFSLGKEAPSFVLHNPVTNKEESLAELKSDVATVVMFICNHCPYVIHVQEELVRLARDYQARGVSFIAINANDVNKYPDDSPEKMKKVAEEWEYPFPYLFDETQEVAKAYQAACTPDFYVFDKELACRYRGQLDDSRPGNELPVTGESIRTALDQIIVGEEVSIKQRPSMGCSIKWK
- a CDS encoding universal stress protein encodes the protein MRKHILVPTDGSEDATLALQEAMTYAQQLDEKIILLHVQPHLTTFHTRRFFSEADIHAYEEQLSEEALAPAKEILKNANLAYEIKMRLGDPKQEILAEADTEQVRMIVVGAKGEGALLGSLLGSVTYGLVQHSPCPVMVVSHRQANK
- a CDS encoding fumarylacetoacetate hydrolase family protein, which encodes MNLTDIRNVYCIGRNYALHIEELGNQRPQEPLVFSKPTHALVHTSGQAIPLPGKQGSLHYEAEVVIQVARPYKEGIEITTAIDAIALGIDMTLRDVQSKLKSAGQPWLRAKGFRNSAIISNRLPLPPSDELLNTSFSLRKNGKLAQEGKLKEMIFSLPDILSYCQTHFGLDKGDLIYTGTPAGVGELDDGDHLQLFWGKDMLGECTIKLD
- a CDS encoding LysR family transcriptional regulator; this translates as MHIEWIYSFIQAAQTQSLSKASDQLNLSQPALSKQMRALESTLGSHLFHRSPQGVSLTEAGEIALSHFKIMIADWEQLQAKLQAHADSHLMRIGTLPSLASTYLPAKLLAAPFPTEVHVKDNSQQLIDLLQDRNLDIIFIDLPTKKKKVVVHQPIFTEPLYLIVPHNHPLSSMTSVKYIDLIGHPFVLYPHGCDIRFFIEHTFAKLKENPQITLESSYGESILGYVRAGVGITILPQLLADELKQDKLKVIPFDEADATRTISMVSFERHTLNKMSFIFKGNGESL
- a CDS encoding cysteine hydrolase family protein, with amino-acid sequence MKRALLVIDVQNEFFSGEYQVTYPKNSLQNIVSVMEKAKECSLPIILIQHTNKKGSHHFQQGTSAWDLHPQINGRSYDHYIEKKYPGAFTNTDLDEVLRSEGVDTVVITGYETNLCCDTTARQAKHLGYHIEFLADATGTLDHENQMGFISAQNLHQATLINHQAHFSKVMTVAQWCAEIQKK
- the proC gene encoding pyrroline-5-carboxylate reductase; this translates as MEKVNIIVIGAGRMAEAIVAGLLQHKREDVGRIVITNRSRRERLQELKNRYRVEVAHTWQEEIGEADVVLLAIPPTEHHEVLDALAPYITKQLVITIAGGIGLTPLTERLPSGTAVAWIMPNTAAQIGESISPFTMNNVDQLQRSWVELLVGGIGSGVECTEQEVINLTAITGSAPAFIYRIAEVLGGLTEERGIEPETGRRLVAQMIYGTSKMLMQEGEPAQLREQVTSPGGSTAAGLQSLEDHGFEKIFCEAIRATDRRAYELTNANGEST
- a CDS encoding IucA/IucC family C-terminal-domain containing protein; the encoded protein is MDHVFKQLETDFQVFTATPSTLVFSIEAEELVRGEALDPLLTLLTKQMQLQTPAAVNASLLSKNYAHFLIAGLSMISNWNLGVSFHPTNLLFGADGEGRFLMIVKDAIATPAHSDRTTWRSSGMKELYAHHLTPLFHEMNRRYRVPLPTLWENAYGYIDAYYRKWIAEAPTSSDKERLASDFRFLLKEADPEIFGTTKNPFTIFEEDNIERTDEGLPIRKTCCLYYKVADQCCRNCPRVYGKEDPYPLTSH
- a CDS encoding GNAT family N-acetyltransferase, translating into MAKKIVASTNMNFYCELPELGQTLYARPVSYADDLHLLHQWMHQRHVAPFWKKDIPLEEFKEYFTKSLNNKSRSHFMIYLDEEPICYIMLYEVTSDSIKDYYPYEESDLGVHIVIGLRQHVHEKYLIPIGEILKTHVFTKLPADRVIAEPDVANRIIIPSLEKVGFRIHSQIELPHKSAFLLHCDRETFTPTREITYT
- a CDS encoding aspartate aminotransferase family protein — translated: MNETQVLGNAHFLKRQEERESNARSYPRRIPIAMKEAKGIHVTDVEGRTYIDCLAGAGTLALGHNHPVIHEAIQETLASHLPLHTLDITTPVKDAFVEELFASLPTEFSKRAKIQFCGPSGADAVEAAVKLVKTATGRRGMFSFQGAFHGMTHGALSLSGNLGPKQAVNSLMPDVHFLPYPYSYRCPFGQGGEKGAEIAGHYAGRTMTDVESGIPTPAGLIMEMVQGEGGVIPAPDEWTRQIRKMTHENHIPMIVDEVQTGLGRTGKLFAFEHAGIIPDVVVLSKAVGGSLPLSVVVYDEKLDEWQPGAHSGTFRGNQMAMATGMATIRYVREQRLDVHAERMGKRMINHLLGVKALSCGSIGDVRGRGLMLGVEIVDTTKEADHLGSYPAHPAMARCIQQECFKRGLILELGGRHGSVVRFLPPLIVTEEQIDMIAEIFCEAVLEAERQLG